One genomic segment of Desulfurispora thermophila DSM 16022 includes these proteins:
- a CDS encoding energy-coupling factor ABC transporter permease, with the protein MPGKKSTLFIPLTMFLLLLPTPAWAMHIMEGFLPPVWAISWACISLPFFLLGLNKINRLVKEQPQMKLLLAMIGAFIFVLSALKLPSVTGSCSHPTGTGLGAILFGPLPVTVLGTIVLLFQALLLAHGGLTTLGANVFSMAIAGPLVAYGIFKALRRINSPLWLAVFLAATLGDLATYVVTALQLAIAFPDPTGGILASMQKFLTIFAVTQIPLAVSEGLLSVIAYNFIYTHNKNELEQLHIIS; encoded by the coding sequence GTGCCCGGAAAGAAAAGCACTCTGTTTATACCGCTAACCATGTTCCTGCTCCTGCTGCCCACGCCGGCCTGGGCCATGCACATCATGGAAGGCTTTTTGCCCCCGGTTTGGGCAATCAGCTGGGCCTGCATCAGTTTGCCCTTTTTCTTACTTGGCCTGAATAAAATTAACAGGCTGGTCAAAGAACAACCTCAAATGAAGCTACTGCTGGCCATGATCGGCGCCTTTATATTTGTCCTGTCGGCACTCAAACTGCCTTCGGTCACCGGCAGCTGCTCCCACCCCACCGGCACCGGTCTGGGCGCCATCCTTTTCGGTCCCCTGCCGGTCACCGTCCTGGGTACCATTGTTCTGCTTTTTCAGGCCCTGCTTCTGGCCCACGGCGGGTTAACCACCCTGGGTGCCAACGTGTTTTCCATGGCCATAGCCGGACCGCTGGTAGCCTACGGGATTTTTAAAGCTCTGCGCCGGATAAACAGCCCCCTCTGGCTGGCCGTTTTTCTCGCCGCCACCCTGGGCGATCTGGCTACATACGTTGTCACCGCCCTGCAGCTGGCCATTGCTTTTCCGGACCCAACCGGTGGTATCCTGGCCTCCATGCAAAAGTTCCTGACCATCTTCGCCGTAACCCAGATCCCACTGGCCGTCAGTGAAGGGCTGCTCTCGGTAATCGCCTACAATTTCATCTACACGCACAATAAAAACGAGCTCGAACAGTTACACATTATTTCTTGA
- a CDS encoding energy-coupling factor ABC transporter substrate-binding protein: MKKNTIISYLLPLILVVLLAVIPLQLKRGAEFSGADSQAEQAITAIAPDYQPWFSSLWEPPSGEIESLLFAVQAGLGCLVIGYYIGFQRGKRQTDR; the protein is encoded by the coding sequence TTGAAAAAGAACACCATCATCTCATACCTTCTGCCCCTCATACTGGTGGTCCTGCTGGCCGTCATCCCCCTGCAGCTCAAGCGGGGAGCCGAATTCTCCGGAGCCGACAGCCAGGCCGAACAAGCTATCACCGCTATTGCCCCTGACTACCAGCCCTGGTTCTCCTCCCTCTGGGAACCCCCCAGCGGGGAAATAGAAAGCCTGCTCTTTGCCGTCCAGGCCGGCCTGGGCTGCCTGGTCATCGGTTATTACATCGGTTTTCAGCGGGGTAAAAGGCAAACGGACCGGTAA
- the cbiQ gene encoding cobalt ECF transporter T component CbiQ, with the protein MYIIDYYAYTNKMKHINPGEKILFALGSLGWALLARNPLLPMLILAGNIFILNKCAGIPGRILWRLLVLPFTFLLPALLPILLYWQSTPRDLVWFICLGNSFLGIKAAGIQLAQQVAARSLAAVTCLYFISLTTPMPDWREFCRRLHLPPLLLDLMTLVYRYIFILAQTAASMHLAQTLRLGYGGFRPSIRHTALLLANLLQKSYQTMQSINIAMQSRNFQDELPMASREYPWNKRNIVLIISSWIVLLILTQLTGGWQLWNTP; encoded by the coding sequence ATGTACATCATTGACTACTATGCTTATACCAATAAAATGAAGCACATCAACCCGGGCGAAAAAATTCTCTTCGCCTTGGGCAGTTTGGGCTGGGCTTTGCTGGCCCGCAATCCGCTGTTGCCAATGCTGATTCTGGCCGGAAATATATTTATCCTGAACAAATGTGCCGGCATACCCGGCCGGATACTCTGGCGTTTGCTGGTTTTGCCCTTTACTTTTTTATTGCCGGCCCTGCTTCCCATCCTGCTATACTGGCAGAGCACCCCCCGGGATCTGGTCTGGTTTATTTGCCTGGGCAACAGCTTTCTGGGAATTAAAGCCGCGGGAATTCAACTGGCTCAGCAGGTGGCCGCCCGCTCCCTGGCTGCCGTTACCTGTCTCTATTTTATCTCACTGACCACGCCCATGCCAGATTGGAGGGAATTTTGCCGCCGCCTGCACCTGCCTCCCCTGCTGCTGGACTTGATGACGCTGGTTTACCGCTACATCTTCATTCTGGCCCAAACCGCCGCCAGCATGCACCTGGCCCAAACCCTACGGCTGGGTTACGGAGGTTTTCGGCCATCCATCCGCCACACGGCCTTGTTACTGGCCAACTTATTGCAAAAGAGCTACCAGACTATGCAGAGCATCAACATCGCCATGCAGTCCCGCAACTTTCAAGACGAACTACCCATGGCCAGCAGGGAATACCCGTGGAACAAAAGAAATATTGTCTTAATTATATCAAGCTGGATAGTCCTGCTCATTCTCACCCAACTGACTGGAGGATGGCAACTTTGGAACACCCCCTGA
- a CDS encoding ATP-binding cassette domain-containing protein — translation MATLEHPLIEVRNLTYAYPDGTEALSNISLTIPAGKKIVFLGGNGAGKSTLFVHFNGILRPAGGTVLFAGQPLQYKSSWLRQLRSQLGLVLQDPDVQLFAPTVFQEISFGPANLGWSSSRVRQVVTETMAMLNITHLAEKPPHLLSYGQKKLVAIAATLAISPRVLIIDEPTAGLDPSNASNVMEILEMLSRQQKTIIISTHDVDAAYSWGELFYIMHRGKLLTHGPAEKVFADEQAIQQAALSLPWVWEVFHMLTARFPLPHPRQIPKNKEELQQVLARPAYRFVGSQK, via the coding sequence ATGGCAACTTTGGAACACCCCCTGATTGAAGTGCGTAACCTGACATATGCCTACCCGGACGGCACGGAAGCCCTGAGCAATATCTCTTTAACCATACCAGCAGGAAAGAAGATTGTTTTCCTGGGCGGCAATGGTGCCGGCAAGTCCACACTTTTTGTACATTTTAACGGCATCCTGCGCCCAGCGGGGGGAACCGTCCTGTTTGCCGGTCAACCCCTGCAGTACAAGTCCAGCTGGCTGCGCCAATTGCGCAGCCAGCTGGGTCTGGTTTTACAAGATCCAGATGTGCAACTATTCGCTCCCACTGTATTCCAGGAAATTTCTTTTGGTCCGGCCAACCTGGGCTGGTCATCCTCCAGGGTAAGACAAGTCGTAACAGAAACAATGGCCATGCTCAACATTACCCATCTGGCCGAAAAACCCCCCCACTTGCTCAGCTACGGCCAGAAAAAGCTGGTGGCCATTGCCGCCACCCTGGCCATATCGCCCCGTGTGCTGATCATTGATGAACCAACGGCCGGTTTGGACCCCTCCAATGCCAGCAATGTCATGGAAATCCTGGAAATGCTCAGCCGCCAGCAAAAGACAATCATCATCTCCACCCACGATGTAGATGCGGCCTATAGCTGGGGCGAACTGTTTTACATCATGCACCGGGGCAAATTACTCACGCACGGCCCGGCAGAAAAAGTCTTTGCTGATGAACAGGCTATCCAACAGGCTGCCCTGTCTCTACCCTGGGTGTGGGAAGTATTTCATATGCTCACGGCTCGCTTTCCCCTGCCACACCCGCGCCAGATCCCCAAAAACAAAGAGGAACTGCAGCAAGTTCTGGCCAGGCCAGCTTATCGCTTTGTTGGCTCCCAAAAGTAA
- a CDS encoding PDGLE domain-containing protein → MKGWQKGLLVALLVGALLSPFASSSPDGLERVAEDKGFLAKGEGKNLISAPVPDYLLPGISNERIATAGAGVLGTAVVFAAMYGLAALLGKTAPRSK, encoded by the coding sequence ATGAAGGGTTGGCAAAAAGGATTGCTGGTAGCATTGCTGGTGGGGGCGCTTTTGTCTCCCTTTGCTTCTTCCAGTCCGGATGGTTTGGAACGGGTGGCGGAAGATAAGGGTTTTCTGGCAAAAGGGGAAGGGAAAAATTTGATCAGCGCTCCGGTGCCCGATTATTTGCTACCCGGCATCAGTAACGAAAGGATTGCCACGGCTGGAGCGGGTGTGCTGGGGACGGCGGTTGTTTTCGCCGCCATGTACGGCCTGGCTGCCTTGTTGGGAAAAACGGCCCCGCGTTCCAAATAG
- a CDS encoding energy-coupling factor ABC transporter permease, producing the protein MHIPDGFLDVKTWAGAAACSAVALGVAVKKTTAELGERQVPRLAVMAAFIFAAQMVNFPIAGGTSGHLLGGALSSVLLGPWQAMLVLSTVLIIQCFGFLDGGVTALGANILNMAVIGVWVAYLVYRLLVKIMPSDTGRVLAIFLAGLLSVEAAALAASLELALSGTISLPVVLSAMLGWHFLIGIGEGLITVLVVNFLVKMHVFEQSEGIAG; encoded by the coding sequence TTGCATATTCCAGATGGTTTTTTGGATGTGAAGACCTGGGCTGGAGCTGCCGCCTGCAGCGCTGTGGCTCTGGGTGTGGCAGTGAAAAAGACCACTGCCGAACTGGGTGAACGGCAGGTGCCCAGGCTGGCTGTCATGGCCGCTTTTATTTTTGCGGCGCAGATGGTCAATTTCCCCATTGCCGGAGGTACCTCCGGGCACTTGCTGGGCGGGGCGCTGTCTTCCGTATTGCTGGGTCCCTGGCAGGCCATGCTGGTGTTGTCCACCGTGTTGATTATCCAGTGCTTTGGTTTTCTGGACGGTGGTGTTACAGCTCTTGGGGCCAATATTTTAAATATGGCTGTGATTGGCGTCTGGGTAGCCTATCTGGTTTACCGCTTGCTGGTCAAAATAATGCCTTCTGATACCGGGCGGGTGCTGGCAATCTTCCTGGCTGGCCTTTTGTCGGTGGAAGCGGCTGCCTTGGCCGCCTCGCTGGAACTGGCCCTTTCCGGAACCATATCTCTGCCGGTGGTTTTGAGCGCTATGCTGGGTTGGCATTTTCTCATTGGCATTGGAGAAGGCTTAATAACAGTACTGGTGGTTAATTTCCTGGTTAAAATGCATGTTTTTGAACAAAGCGAAGGAATAGCGGGGTGA
- a CDS encoding methyl-accepting chemotaxis protein, translating into MIKRLRTRLLLMAATILLFVLLIGIYNQLQIKRINSSYSQLVQTQARIALLAKNVVTDFEYSALYLRSFLLTGYADYRQKYEQALQNSIRDVQELDTLITDEEGKKLVASMQENLSKYRDYATQVMQLKQTAGMQAVIDFTINKKGTINSIIQAGNQISQQQQDQMEKATAQNNALTGKIIQSTRIAIALALLIGLLLSFLLAEIISRPLVALQQNASSIANGDLTVADLPVRSADETGTLTQTFNHMKNSLKSLVQEISRMASQLAAAVQTLSATAQQTSAHAQDTSSVIDQVGKAVEQVAYNAGQVAAAAAETSQLAARGREGIDNITRQMQLMTNTTAQSVQTIGELGKASQEITRVVDIIKNIAEQTNLLALNAAIEAARAGDQGRGFAVVAEEVRQLAEQSAQATGEIYRLIQDVQTQANRSIEIMNKSSQEFKQGQDIIHQVGDYFLNIISKIQGLGEQMQDVAAATQQMSASIQNISQISQEQSAAVEEVSALAEELASMGQAMEKSVSSFRV; encoded by the coding sequence ATGATCAAGAGGTTACGCACCCGCCTGTTGCTTATGGCCGCCACCATTTTACTCTTTGTTTTGCTCATCGGCATATATAACCAGCTGCAGATCAAACGGATCAACAGTTCATACTCCCAGCTTGTGCAGACACAAGCCCGCATTGCCCTGCTGGCCAAAAACGTAGTCACAGATTTCGAATACAGCGCCCTGTATTTGCGCTCTTTCTTGCTGACCGGCTATGCGGACTACCGGCAAAAATACGAACAGGCACTGCAAAACTCTATCCGGGATGTGCAGGAGCTGGACACCCTGATCACCGATGAAGAAGGCAAGAAGCTGGTGGCCAGCATGCAAGAAAACCTGAGCAAATACCGGGACTACGCTACCCAGGTCATGCAGCTCAAGCAAACTGCTGGAATGCAGGCAGTCATAGATTTTACAATAAACAAAAAGGGCACGATCAACAGCATTATTCAAGCCGGCAACCAGATTAGCCAGCAACAGCAAGACCAGATGGAAAAAGCCACAGCCCAGAACAACGCCCTGACCGGCAAGATCATCCAATCCACCCGCATTGCCATAGCTCTGGCCCTGTTAATTGGTCTCCTGCTCTCATTCCTGCTGGCTGAAATCATCTCCCGCCCCCTGGTGGCTCTGCAACAAAACGCCAGTTCCATCGCGAACGGCGACCTGACCGTAGCCGATCTCCCCGTGCGCAGTGCCGACGAAACGGGAACCCTGACCCAAACCTTCAACCACATGAAAAACAGTTTGAAGAGCCTGGTGCAGGAAATCAGCCGCATGGCCTCCCAGCTGGCGGCCGCGGTGCAAACACTTTCCGCCACGGCCCAGCAGACCAGCGCCCACGCCCAGGATACGTCCAGCGTCATTGACCAGGTGGGCAAAGCTGTGGAACAGGTGGCTTACAACGCCGGCCAGGTGGCTGCTGCGGCAGCCGAGACATCCCAGCTGGCCGCCCGGGGCCGGGAGGGCATAGATAACATCACCCGGCAAATGCAGCTGATGACCAATACCACCGCCCAATCGGTACAAACCATAGGTGAGCTGGGCAAGGCATCCCAGGAAATTACACGTGTGGTGGATATCATCAAGAACATTGCCGAGCAAACCAACCTGCTGGCTTTGAACGCCGCCATTGAGGCGGCCCGGGCCGGTGACCAGGGCCGGGGATTTGCCGTAGTGGCGGAAGAAGTGCGCCAGCTGGCCGAACAGTCGGCACAGGCTACTGGCGAGATCTACCGTCTGATCCAGGACGTGCAGACACAGGCCAACCGCTCAATTGAAATAATGAACAAGAGCAGCCAGGAATTCAAACAGGGGCAGGACATCATCCATCAGGTGGGAGATTACTTCCTGAATATCATCAGCAAGATCCAGGGGCTGGGCGAACAGATGCAGGATGTGGCCGCCGCCACCCAGCAGATGTCGGCCAGCATCCAGAACATCTCCCAAATCAGCCAGGAGCAAAGCGCTGCTGTGGAAGAAGTCTCGGCCCTGGCCGAAGAACTGGCATCCATGGGGCAGGCTATGGAGAAATCTGTCAGCAGTTTCCGGGTGTAA
- the proB gene encoding glutamate 5-kinase, with product MIDCRSKLAQAHRVVVKIGSSSLAYGTGKPNLTRLESLVRQLSDLHNRGLEVILVTSGAVGLGLSRLGFTRRPRNIPEKQAAAAVGQGLLMHLYEKLFAEYGITVGQVLLTREDFTHRSRFLNARNTLYTMLSLAIIPVINENDTVAVDEIKLGDNDTLAAMVASAIDADLLIILSDIDGLYTANPQTDPNACLISEVTEITPELERQAGGAGSRFGTGGMITKLSAARLAMHSGMPMVLAAAACDNVLRRIIGGENVGTIFWPCSKLENKKRWIAYGSAVHGALHVDAGAAEAITHHGKSLLPSGITAVQGEFELGNTVSIIDPGGKELARGIVNYSSREVRLIMGRKTGEIERILGYKDFDEVVHRNNLALL from the coding sequence ATGATCGATTGCCGCAGCAAACTGGCTCAGGCCCACCGTGTTGTGGTCAAAATAGGTTCTTCCTCTCTGGCCTACGGCACGGGCAAGCCCAACCTGACCCGGCTGGAGTCTCTGGTTCGCCAGTTGTCCGACCTGCACAACAGAGGGCTGGAGGTCATTCTGGTCACATCGGGAGCCGTGGGTCTGGGATTAAGCCGCCTGGGTTTTACCCGCCGGCCCCGCAATATACCGGAAAAACAGGCTGCCGCTGCCGTGGGCCAGGGGCTTTTGATGCACCTGTACGAAAAACTTTTTGCCGAATACGGCATTACTGTCGGCCAGGTACTGCTCACCCGGGAGGACTTCACCCACCGCAGCCGCTTTTTAAATGCCCGCAATACACTATATACGATGCTTTCCCTGGCTATCATCCCGGTGATTAACGAAAACGATACCGTAGCCGTGGATGAAATCAAACTGGGGGACAACGATACCCTGGCCGCCATGGTGGCCAGCGCCATAGATGCCGACCTGCTGATCATCCTATCCGACATTGACGGCCTGTACACGGCCAACCCGCAAACCGACCCGAACGCCTGCCTGATTAGCGAGGTGACCGAGATTACGCCCGAGTTGGAACGCCAGGCCGGCGGGGCGGGCAGCCGGTTTGGCACGGGCGGCATGATCACCAAACTGTCTGCTGCCCGTCTGGCCATGCATTCGGGAATGCCCATGGTGCTGGCCGCTGCCGCCTGCGACAACGTGTTACGCCGCATCATCGGCGGTGAAAATGTGGGCACCATTTTCTGGCCCTGCTCCAAACTGGAAAACAAAAAGCGCTGGATTGCCTACGGCTCGGCCGTACACGGCGCCCTACACGTGGATGCCGGCGCAGCGGAAGCCATCACCCATCACGGCAAAAGCCTGCTCCCCTCGGGCATCACCGCCGTGCAGGGTGAATTCGAGCTGGGCAACACAGTATCCATCATCGACCCGGGAGGAAAAGAGCTGGCCAGGGGGATAGTAAATTACAGCTCGCGGGAAGTAAGGCTGATCATGGGCCGCAAAACCGGAGAAATCGAGCGTATCCTGGGCTACAAAGACTTTGACGAAGTCGTGCACCGCAACAATCTGGCCCTGCTATAA
- the obgE gene encoding GTPase ObgE → MFYDYAKIYVKGGDGGNGCVAFRREKYVPDGGPWGGDGGRGGSVILQADEGLRTLVDFRYQRHYKAGRGQHGMGKNMHGRGAEDLVLRVPVGTVVRDAESGAVLGDLVEHGQRLVVARGGRGGRGNARFVTLQNKAPSFAEKGEPGEERWLELELKLLADVGLVGFPNVGKSTIISRVSAARPKIANYHFTTVVPNLGVVRVDEGDSFVIADIPGLIEGAHSGAGLGHQFLRHVERTRVLVHVLDIAGTEGRDPLEDFAVINRELALYDQRLALRPMLVAANKTDLPGAEENLSRLKAALGDQYEIFPLSAISGEGLLPLIHRLAEMLRELPAIPPEQPAAQPEGQYVAGALEPRFTLRKQDGVFWIGGREIERHVAMTQLENEAALERLYSIMKLMGIDQALQEAGIKDGDTVVIGNYSFEYVAD, encoded by the coding sequence ATGTTTTACGATTATGCCAAAATTTATGTTAAGGGTGGCGATGGCGGCAATGGTTGTGTGGCCTTTCGCCGGGAGAAATATGTGCCGGACGGGGGTCCATGGGGAGGCGACGGCGGGCGGGGTGGCAGTGTGATCTTGCAAGCCGATGAGGGGTTGCGCACTCTGGTGGACTTTCGCTACCAGCGTCACTATAAAGCCGGGCGGGGCCAGCACGGTATGGGCAAAAACATGCACGGTCGCGGTGCGGAGGATCTGGTGCTGCGGGTGCCGGTGGGTACTGTGGTGCGGGATGCCGAAAGCGGTGCTGTGCTGGGCGATCTGGTGGAGCACGGCCAGCGGCTGGTGGTGGCGCGGGGTGGTCGCGGTGGCCGGGGAAATGCCCGTTTTGTCACCCTGCAGAATAAAGCTCCGTCCTTTGCGGAAAAAGGAGAGCCGGGCGAGGAAAGGTGGCTGGAACTGGAGCTCAAGCTGCTGGCTGATGTGGGGCTGGTGGGTTTTCCCAATGTGGGCAAGTCCACAATTATTTCCCGGGTTTCGGCGGCCAGGCCCAAAATAGCCAACTACCATTTCACGACTGTGGTGCCCAACCTGGGAGTGGTACGGGTTGATGAAGGTGATAGCTTTGTTATTGCTGACATACCGGGTTTGATCGAGGGAGCGCACAGCGGGGCCGGGCTGGGTCACCAGTTTTTGCGCCATGTGGAGAGAACCAGGGTGCTGGTGCATGTGCTGGACATCGCCGGCACGGAAGGACGCGATCCGCTGGAAGATTTTGCTGTAATCAACCGGGAACTGGCGCTTTATGACCAGCGGCTGGCCCTCCGTCCCATGCTGGTGGCGGCCAATAAGACCGATCTGCCCGGGGCGGAGGAAAACCTGTCGCGCCTCAAAGCCGCTCTGGGTGACCAGTATGAGATTTTCCCCTTATCAGCCATCAGCGGGGAAGGGTTGCTACCTCTAATCCACCGTCTGGCCGAAATGCTGCGCGAATTGCCGGCCATCCCCCCGGAGCAACCGGCCGCACAGCCGGAGGGTCAATACGTGGCCGGTGCTCTCGAGCCCAGGTTTACTCTGCGCAAGCAAGATGGGGTGTTCTGGATTGGCGGGAGGGAAATTGAAAGGCATGTGGCCATGACCCAGCTGGAAAATGAAGCTGCTTTGGAGCGCCTTTACTCCATTATGAAGTTGATGGGCATAGATCAGGCGTTGCAGGAGGCCGGGATCAAGGACGGCGATACTGTGGTGATTGGTAACTACAGTTTTGAATATGTGGCGGACTGA
- a CDS encoding Spo0B domain-containing protein — translation MKTEKMLELLSVLRHDFLNHLQVISGLLQLNKPERVMDYIKEVSYSIASLSKVVHLKNSEAAAAMLVGSYEAAKEQVELRFHVKTDLAQIDLPDELVGEVLLAAVGAAVSCLVLDKQVDRYLEINLLEHPRWYVCRVTIPVDETVCLNWWQERLGGLDSKLRARGGRINVVFSAGVTELVINLPRRLLHAAG, via the coding sequence GTGAAAACCGAAAAGATGCTGGAGTTGCTGTCGGTTTTGCGACACGATTTTTTGAACCACTTGCAGGTTATTTCCGGTTTGCTACAACTGAATAAGCCGGAACGGGTGATGGACTACATCAAGGAAGTAAGTTATAGCATTGCCAGCTTGAGTAAAGTCGTACACCTTAAAAACAGTGAAGCGGCAGCCGCCATGCTGGTGGGCAGCTATGAGGCAGCCAAAGAGCAGGTGGAACTTCGCTTCCATGTAAAGACTGACCTGGCGCAGATTGATTTGCCCGATGAACTGGTGGGGGAAGTTCTGCTGGCAGCGGTGGGTGCGGCAGTGTCCTGTCTGGTCCTGGACAAGCAGGTCGACCGTTATCTGGAGATTAACCTGCTGGAACACCCGCGCTGGTATGTCTGCCGGGTGACCATTCCGGTAGATGAGACGGTTTGTTTGAACTGGTGGCAGGAAAGATTGGGCGGATTGGACAGTAAACTGCGCGCCAGGGGCGGACGCATCAATGTGGTATTTTCTGCCGGTGTGACCGAGTTGGTGATCAATTTGCCCCGGCGTCTTTTACATGCTGCGGGATAA
- a CDS encoding enoyl-CoA hydratase/isomerase family protein: MSEKTVLLEKQGPVALVTLNRPAALNCFNEEMWQEMELVLSELEQDLSVRAVVLKAAGDKFSAGIDLSLLGKLDSDFIWRNLPRMQQLNNRWENLLQPVIAAVQGICFGAGTELVLACDIRLASTRAVFGMQEVQFGLSPDMGGSQRLTRVVGASQAKRLILTCDTIDAREALRIGLVDLVYEPEELLPAAMAMAEKIAARPPLAVRFAKKAINIAQDSSLYAGLLFEQAQSIHCLGTEDKNEAVAAFFAKRAPDFKGR; this comes from the coding sequence ATGTCGGAAAAGACTGTACTGCTGGAAAAACAGGGGCCGGTGGCCCTGGTAACATTAAACCGTCCTGCCGCTTTGAACTGCTTCAATGAGGAAATGTGGCAGGAAATGGAGCTGGTGTTGAGCGAGCTGGAGCAGGACCTGTCCGTGCGGGCGGTGGTGCTGAAAGCGGCGGGTGACAAATTCAGCGCGGGAATAGATTTGTCATTGCTGGGCAAACTGGATTCGGATTTTATCTGGCGCAACCTGCCCCGCATGCAGCAGCTGAACAACCGCTGGGAAAACCTGCTGCAGCCGGTGATCGCGGCTGTGCAGGGGATCTGTTTCGGGGCGGGCACGGAACTGGTTCTGGCCTGTGACATCCGTTTGGCCTCCACACGGGCGGTTTTTGGCATGCAGGAGGTGCAGTTCGGTCTCTCCCCCGATATGGGAGGCAGCCAGCGGCTGACGCGGGTGGTGGGGGCCAGCCAGGCCAAACGGCTGATTTTGACCTGCGATACAATTGATGCCCGGGAAGCCCTGCGCATCGGCCTGGTGGACCTGGTGTACGAACCCGAGGAACTGCTGCCCGCGGCCATGGCCATGGCGGAAAAAATTGCCGCCCGGCCACCACTGGCGGTGCGCTTTGCCAAGAAAGCTATCAACATCGCCCAGGACAGCTCGCTGTATGCCGGTCTTTTATTCGAACAGGCCCAGTCCATACACTGTCTGGGCACCGAGGATAAAAACGAGGCCGTGGCGGCGTTTTTTGCCAAGCGGGCACCAGATTTTAAAGGGAGATAA
- a CDS encoding PadR family transcriptional regulator — MSLAYAIMGLLSYRSMTGYNLKEVFDNSVNHFWHAHLSQIYRELARMEEQGLVVSQVKQQAGKPDKKVYSLTPAGEEKFLAWLHNFPPRLALRYNDEFLLRIYFAGRMPVREVLYQLIRYHKEVQAKLSNFQALIAVVENYSRYVNRPQDKFYWLMTLELGIELMQTNLRWAEGAIERLENMLAGEKGAGKE; from the coding sequence ATGTCGCTGGCCTATGCCATCATGGGTTTGCTCAGTTACCGGTCCATGACGGGCTATAACTTGAAAGAAGTTTTCGATAACTCGGTCAACCACTTCTGGCATGCCCATTTGAGCCAGATCTACCGCGAGCTGGCCAGGATGGAAGAGCAGGGCCTGGTGGTTTCGCAGGTCAAGCAGCAGGCCGGCAAACCGGATAAAAAGGTATACAGCCTGACGCCGGCCGGGGAGGAAAAATTTCTGGCCTGGCTGCACAACTTTCCCCCCCGGCTGGCTCTGCGCTACAATGACGAATTTTTGTTGCGCATATATTTTGCCGGACGCATGCCGGTACGGGAGGTTCTTTACCAGTTAATCAGATATCACAAGGAAGTGCAGGCCAAACTGAGCAATTTTCAGGCTCTCATTGCTGTGGTGGAGAACTACAGCCGTTATGTCAACCGGCCACAGGATAAGTTTTACTGGCTCATGACTCTGGAATTGGGCATTGAGTTGATGCAGACCAATTTGCGCTGGGCCGAGGGGGCCATTGAAAGGCTGGAAAACATGCTGGCCGGTGAAAAAGGTGCGGGGAAGGAGTAA